From the genome of Thermoflexus hugenholtzii, one region includes:
- a CDS encoding response regulator transcription factor, protein MAVGLVDSDSMRRAVWAERLSAWGFSIAWEAATAAEARVAQARHPPSALLVAFELLDGSGAALLAAAIQAQPECSGLLLVEVPHPAREALAWKAGARGCLWRGQPCERLLAAVRQALAGTSLWTPGAVRQAQRWWASWGDPWAALSPQQRAVAWAAAHGLSNKEIARVLGIAPETVRTHLARALARLGRVDRVDLTRWLAQGGLLDPRCAALLEEDPLPDFRQLIEALMGLG, encoded by the coding sequence ATGGCAGTCGGGCTGGTGGATAGCGATTCGATGCGCCGGGCTGTCTGGGCCGAGCGCCTGAGCGCCTGGGGCTTCTCCATCGCCTGGGAGGCGGCCACCGCCGCCGAGGCCCGGGTCGCCCAGGCCCGCCATCCCCCTTCCGCCCTGCTGGTGGCCTTCGAGCTGCTGGACGGCAGCGGCGCGGCGCTGCTGGCCGCCGCCATCCAGGCGCAACCGGAATGCTCGGGACTGCTGCTGGTGGAAGTCCCCCACCCTGCCCGGGAGGCCCTGGCCTGGAAGGCCGGCGCCCGGGGCTGCCTGTGGCGGGGGCAACCGTGCGAAAGGCTCCTCGCCGCCGTCCGGCAGGCCCTGGCCGGGACGTCGCTGTGGACCCCGGGGGCGGTGCGGCAGGCCCAGCGCTGGTGGGCGAGCTGGGGCGATCCGTGGGCGGCCCTCAGCCCGCAGCAGCGGGCGGTGGCCTGGGCGGCGGCCCACGGCCTGAGCAACAAGGAGATCGCCCGCGTGCTCGGCATCGCGCCGGAGACCGTCCGCACCCATCTGGCGCGGGCCCTGGCCCGCCTGGGGCGGGTGGATCGGGTGGACCTGACCCGCTGGCTGGCCCAGGGCGGCCTCCTGGACCCCCGCTGCGCGGCGCTGCTGGAAGAGGATCCCTTGCCGGACTTCCGGCAGCTGATCGAGGCCCTGATGGGCCTTGGGTAG
- a CDS encoding dolichyl-phosphate beta-glucosyltransferase, with amino-acid sequence MDRSVRVDVVIPVYNEERDLEPSVQKLRAFLQANCPYRWRIVIADNASVDRTPEIGRRLAAQWPEEVAYIRLNRKGRGRALRKAWLESDADVMAYMDVDLSTDLSAFMPLIQPLVEGRYHVATGSRLHPQSRITRSLKREIISRIYNFIVWLLFPRRRFRDAQCGFKAITRQAAQELVPRVANQSWFFDTELLLRAEQRGYTVWEVPVIWREDPDTRVKILRTALEDLRGLWRVRRTPDPPPIYTDPEADYPD; translated from the coding sequence ATGGATCGGTCCGTTCGGGTGGATGTGGTCATCCCGGTCTACAACGAGGAGCGGGACCTGGAGCCCAGCGTTCAGAAGCTGCGCGCTTTCCTGCAGGCGAACTGCCCCTACCGCTGGCGCATCGTGATCGCCGACAACGCCTCGGTGGACCGCACGCCGGAGATCGGGCGGCGGCTGGCGGCCCAGTGGCCGGAGGAGGTGGCCTACATCCGGCTGAACCGGAAGGGACGGGGACGGGCGCTGCGCAAGGCCTGGCTGGAGAGCGACGCCGATGTGATGGCCTACATGGACGTCGATCTGTCCACTGACCTCAGCGCCTTCATGCCGCTGATCCAACCCCTGGTGGAGGGCCGCTATCACGTGGCCACGGGCAGCCGGCTGCACCCGCAATCCCGCATCACCCGCTCCCTCAAGCGCGAGATCATCTCCCGGATCTATAACTTCATCGTCTGGCTGCTCTTCCCCCGCCGCCGCTTCCGGGATGCCCAGTGCGGGTTTAAAGCCATCACCCGCCAGGCGGCCCAGGAGCTTGTCCCCCGGGTGGCCAATCAATCCTGGTTCTTCGACACGGAGCTGCTCCTGCGCGCCGAGCAGCGCGGCTACACCGTGTGGGAGGTCCCGGTGATCTGGCGGGAGGACCCCGACACCCGGGTGAAGATCCTGCGCACCGCCCTGGAGGACCTGCGGGGCCTGTGGCGCGTCCGACGGACTCCTGATCCACCCCCTATCTACACGGATCCGGAGGCCGATTACCCGGATTAG